From one Erythrobacter sp. HKB08 genomic stretch:
- a CDS encoding acyl-CoA dehydrogenase family protein, producing the protein MTAPPFDQWRARSPHYDETHEAVCQSVRAFVAKEIMPHVDEWEAAGELPRDLHRKAAEAGLIGLGYPERLGGSGTMEERGFDIFHSLVQSEEMCRPGAGGIPASLFIHGIGLPPIVAMGSEELQQRIAPQVLSGEKIICLGITEPGGGSDVANLKTKAERRGDHYVVNGAKTLITSGMRADYITLAVRTGDEGMGGISLLLVETDRKGITRTPLAKMGWHASDTATIHFDDVEVPVENLVGPENAGFGGIMRNFNGERLGMAQQAAAYARICYEDALDWARERETFGRPLVTRQAIRHKLARMLQMIGATQAMIDHAAWTVKNDCAFPGDFALLKVQATQTMEYCAREACQILGGASFVRGGRVERIYREVRVMAIGGGSEEIMYDLASRQFGF; encoded by the coding sequence ATGACCGCACCCCCGTTCGACCAGTGGCGCGCCCGTTCGCCGCATTATGACGAGACGCACGAGGCCGTGTGCCAGAGCGTGCGCGCCTTCGTCGCAAAGGAAATCATGCCGCATGTCGACGAGTGGGAAGCGGCGGGCGAATTGCCGCGCGACCTGCATCGCAAGGCGGCCGAGGCCGGGCTCATCGGCCTCGGCTATCCCGAACGGCTCGGCGGCAGCGGAACGATGGAGGAGCGCGGCTTCGACATATTTCACTCGCTCGTCCAGTCGGAGGAAATGTGCCGCCCCGGCGCGGGCGGTATCCCGGCATCGCTGTTCATCCACGGCATCGGCCTGCCGCCGATCGTCGCGATGGGCAGCGAGGAATTGCAACAGCGCATCGCTCCGCAGGTGCTTAGCGGCGAGAAGATCATCTGCCTCGGCATTACCGAGCCCGGCGGCGGGTCGGACGTCGCGAACCTGAAGACCAAGGCGGAGCGGCGCGGCGACCATTACGTGGTCAACGGCGCGAAGACGCTCATCACTTCCGGAATGCGGGCCGACTACATCACGCTCGCCGTGCGTACCGGAGATGAGGGCATGGGCGGCATCTCGCTGCTGCTGGTCGAGACGGACCGCAAGGGCATCACCCGCACCCCGCTCGCCAAGATGGGCTGGCATGCATCCGACACGGCGACGATCCATTTCGACGATGTCGAAGTGCCGGTCGAGAACTTGGTCGGGCCGGAGAATGCGGGCTTCGGCGGGATCATGCGCAACTTCAATGGCGAGCGGCTCGGCATGGCGCAGCAGGCGGCGGCCTATGCGCGAATCTGCTACGAGGATGCGCTGGACTGGGCGCGGGAGCGCGAGACCTTCGGGCGCCCGCTCGTCACGCGGCAAGCGATCCGCCACAAGCTCGCGCGGATGCTGCAGATGATCGGCGCGACGCAGGCGATGATCGACCACGCCGCCTGGACGGTGAAGAACGACTGCGCCTTCCCCGGCGATTTCGCGCTGCTCAAGGTGCAGGCGACGCAGACCATGGAATATTGCGCGCGCGAGGCGTGCCAGATCCTCGGCGGTGCGAGCTTCGTGCGCGGCGGCCGGGTCGAGCGCATCTACCGCGAGGTTCGCGTCATGGCGATCGGCGGCGGGTCGGAGGAGATCATGTACGATCTCGCCAGCCGCCAGTTCGGCTTCTGA
- the dcd gene encoding dCTP deaminase — protein MAILSDKWIRDKALNEGMIEPFVEAQRREGCISYGLSSYGYDARVAPEFKIFTNVDSAVVDPKDFAANSFVDRETDVCVIPPNSFALARTVEYFRVPEDVLVICLGKSTYARCGIIVNVTPLEPGWEGHVTLEFSNTTPLPAKIYANEGACQFLFLKGNERCETSYKDRAGKYMGQRGVTLPRL, from the coding sequence ATGGCGATTCTTTCCGACAAGTGGATCCGCGACAAGGCGCTCAACGAAGGCATGATCGAGCCTTTCGTCGAGGCGCAGCGCCGCGAGGGGTGCATTTCCTACGGCCTGTCGAGCTACGGCTACGACGCGCGCGTCGCGCCCGAGTTCAAGATTTTCACCAATGTCGACAGCGCAGTCGTCGATCCGAAGGATTTCGCCGCCAACAGCTTCGTCGACCGGGAAACCGACGTATGCGTCATCCCGCCCAACAGCTTCGCGCTTGCCCGCACGGTCGAATATTTCCGCGTGCCCGAAGACGTGCTGGTGATCTGCCTCGGCAAGAGCACCTATGCGCGCTGCGGCATCATCGTGAACGTCACCCCGCTCGAGCCGGGCTGGGAGGGGCACGTGACGCTGGAGTTTTCCAACACCACGCCGCTGCCTGCGAAAATCTACGCCAACGAGGGCGCGTGCCAGTTCCTCTTCCTCAAGGGCAACGAACGCTGCGAGACGAGCTACAAGGACCGCGCGGGCAAATACATGGGCCAGCGCGGCGTCACCCTGCCGAGGCTCTGA
- a CDS encoding TonB-dependent receptor, with protein sequence MTFSRSLALTSISTLALMAAAPAAAQEQPEAPVASEDAPEDDFHSRRVDERGEIVVSAIGVTQLDVLAGTSVVEGVELQRSLDTQIGEVLVDLPGVSATSFSPGASRPVLRGFQGERVRVLVDGIGAIDVSNTSVDHATTIDPLTAERIEVLRGPAVLLFGSQAIGGAVNIIDKRIPQRPLNEPFHLDLTASADTAYDLREGGASLDIPFADRFVVHFDGSWRDTDDVEVPGFTISDSLRAELLEEAAEEEAEGEFEEADELREAAGQRGFLPNSATRTWTFNTGFAFFEGDSNLGASIGWYDTNYGVPGRPGAGHHHGEEEGGEEAGGEEEGEERVSIDLRQFRADMRGRLALGDGFFKALNTRVGYSDYTHTEFEGDEVGTVFDVQGLEARAVLEQNDRGGWIGSIGTQYYFRDFDAAGAEAYVPKNRTDQFAVFALQEFLFGPVQLEAAGRYETTDVESQVVGFERSFDTFSGALGIAHETDNGLRFGLNGSRAERAPSAEELLSNGPHIATQAFEIGDPNLSTESAWGLEAFVRGRVGPASLNFAIYQNWFDDYIYLTATGAEEDDLPVFLYRQSDADYFGIEGQIYLTLFDSSDVTLAADLRGDYIKAELADGTPIPRIPPLSLLGALEAQTSRIDGRVEVQWFDSQNSVAPFETPTDSFAHVNASIAWKPIVGQDNVTVLLQADNIFDAEGRRHASFTKDFVPLAGRNFKLSVRASF encoded by the coding sequence ATGACCTTTTCCCGCAGTCTTGCCCTGACTTCGATTTCCACGCTCGCTCTCATGGCCGCCGCTCCGGCTGCCGCACAGGAACAGCCGGAAGCGCCGGTCGCGAGCGAAGATGCGCCCGAAGACGATTTCCACTCGCGCCGTGTCGACGAGCGCGGCGAGATCGTCGTCAGTGCAATCGGTGTGACCCAGCTCGACGTTCTTGCCGGAACGAGCGTGGTCGAAGGCGTCGAACTGCAGCGCAGCCTCGACACTCAGATCGGCGAAGTGCTGGTCGATTTGCCCGGCGTCTCCGCGACCAGCTTCTCGCCCGGTGCATCGCGCCCGGTTCTGCGCGGCTTTCAGGGCGAGCGCGTGCGCGTGCTGGTCGATGGGATCGGTGCGATCGACGTGTCGAACACTTCGGTCGACCATGCGACGACTATCGACCCGCTGACCGCCGAGCGCATCGAAGTGCTGCGCGGCCCCGCCGTCCTGCTGTTCGGCAGCCAGGCGATCGGCGGCGCGGTCAACATCATCGACAAGCGCATACCGCAGCGCCCGCTGAACGAGCCGTTCCATCTCGACCTGACCGCTTCGGCCGATACCGCCTACGACCTGCGCGAAGGCGGTGCATCGCTCGACATCCCCTTCGCCGACCGTTTCGTCGTCCATTTCGACGGCAGCTGGCGCGACACCGACGATGTCGAAGTGCCGGGTTTCACCATCTCCGACAGCCTGCGCGCCGAATTGCTCGAAGAAGCCGCCGAGGAAGAAGCCGAAGGCGAATTCGAGGAAGCCGACGAGCTTCGCGAAGCTGCCGGCCAGCGCGGCTTCCTGCCCAATAGCGCAACCCGCACCTGGACTTTCAACACCGGCTTCGCCTTCTTCGAGGGCGACAGCAACCTCGGCGCCTCGATCGGCTGGTACGACACCAATTACGGCGTGCCGGGCCGCCCGGGCGCAGGCCACCATCACGGCGAGGAAGAAGGCGGCGAAGAAGCTGGCGGTGAAGAGGAAGGCGAAGAGCGCGTCTCGATCGACCTCAGGCAGTTCCGCGCCGACATGCGTGGCCGCCTCGCGCTCGGTGACGGGTTTTTCAAGGCGCTCAACACGCGCGTCGGCTATTCCGACTACACCCACACCGAATTCGAAGGCGACGAAGTCGGCACGGTGTTCGACGTGCAGGGCCTCGAGGCCCGCGCGGTGCTCGAGCAGAACGACCGCGGCGGCTGGATCGGCTCGATCGGCACGCAGTACTACTTCCGCGACTTCGATGCTGCAGGGGCGGAAGCCTATGTGCCGAAGAACCGTACCGACCAGTTCGCGGTCTTTGCGCTGCAGGAGTTCCTTTTCGGTCCCGTCCAGCTCGAAGCCGCAGGTCGCTACGAGACGACCGACGTGGAATCGCAGGTAGTCGGCTTCGAGCGGAGCTTCGACACCTTCTCCGGCGCGCTCGGCATTGCGCATGAGACCGACAACGGCCTGCGCTTCGGCCTCAACGGCAGCCGCGCCGAACGTGCACCGAGCGCGGAAGAGCTACTCTCGAACGGCCCGCATATCGCGACGCAGGCATTCGAGATTGGCGACCCCAACCTTTCCACCGAAAGCGCGTGGGGCCTCGAGGCATTCGTGCGCGGCCGTGTTGGCCCGGCGAGCCTCAATTTCGCGATCTACCAGAACTGGTTCGACGACTACATCTACCTCACCGCCACCGGCGCCGAAGAGGACGACCTGCCGGTGTTCCTCTATCGCCAGTCGGATGCCGACTATTTCGGTATCGAGGGGCAGATCTACCTGACGCTGTTCGACAGCAGCGACGTGACGCTCGCGGCGGACCTGCGCGGCGATTACATCAAGGCGGAGCTTGCAGACGGGACGCCGATCCCGCGCATCCCGCCGCTCAGCCTGCTCGGCGCGCTCGAGGCCCAGACCTCGCGCATCGACGGGCGCGTCGAGGTTCAGTGGTTCGACAGCCAGAACAGTGTCGCCCCGTTCGAAACGCCGACCGACAGCTTCGCGCATGTGAATGCGTCGATCGCGTGGAAGCCGATCGTCGGGCAGGACAATGTCACCGTGCTGCTGCAGGCGGACAATATCTTCGATGCCGAAGGTCGCCGCCACGCGAGCTTCACGAAGGATTTCGTCCCGCTCGCCGGGCGCAATTTCAAGCTCAGCGTGCGGGCCAGCTTCTAG
- the putA gene encoding bifunctional proline dehydrogenase/L-glutamate gamma-semialdehyde dehydrogenase PutA: MTKLAPLDRTAIRLAYRQEEEACIEERLRQAAPVAKLHDETQPLAEALIERAREDKATGIDAFLHQFGLDTEEGIALMCLAEALLRVPDSPTADALIRDKIGDIDWSEHLGESSSTFVNAATFSLMLTGEVLERPEEHQRGMGRTLRGAMNRLGEPVIRKATLQAMKILGGQFVFGRTIDEALKRAAPERKQGLTHSFDMLGEAAMTMRDAERYRLSYERAIERVARAAQGGIERSPGISVKLSALYPKYDFYHRDAAVAHLVRVVKELALAARDADVHFTIDAEEAERLEVSLDVIEALAADDELFQGGWAGFGLAIQAYSKRAAPLCDWTVKLARRFDRRFMVRLVKGAYWDTEIKLSQVGGYTDYPVFTRKVATDVSYLACAAKLLDAPDTIYPAFATHNAYTVAAIKSLVAERNYDAPFEFQRLHGMGEDIYGALAQMERNDRTPVRIYAPVGNHKDLLAYLVRRLLENGANSSFVNRMADADVPASELATDPVAELAALEPRRNPNIPLPADIFPNRRNSAGIDLADPLVREPLLDRLAELDSVHWHAEPTFLSDEEGETAPINKPQDLSDEVGTRRDSTPAEVEYAIGKALEIQPGWNRLGGERRALLLEEAADMFEAHTDEFLSLCQREAGKTLLDAVLELREAVDFLRYYAGEARRLFSEPLILPGPTGEENRMSLAGRGVFATISPWNFPLAIFIGPAAAALAAGNTVVAKPAEQTPLIAALAVKLCHEAGIPQEVFQLLPGAGDVGQWITSDPRIAGVAFTGSTETAQAINRSLAAREGPIATFIAETGGQNAMIVDSSALPEQVTRDVVASAFQSAGQRCSALRMLYLQDDIADEMIEMIKGAFETLEIGDPSVLKTDVGPVIDPDAKAALERHVARRKKAGRTVWRRKLHRGANAGCFVAPTIIELDSILDLKRENFGPVLHIARFKGEDLGKVVDDINATGYGLTLGLHSRIDAVRAYVESRARVGNFYVNRNQIGAVVESQPFGGDGLSGTGPKAGGPHYVARFASERVVSIDTTAAGGNASLLAS, translated from the coding sequence TTGACCAAGCTTGCACCCCTCGACCGTACCGCCATTCGCCTCGCCTATCGCCAGGAGGAGGAGGCCTGCATCGAGGAGCGCCTGCGCCAGGCGGCGCCGGTCGCGAAGCTGCATGACGAGACCCAGCCGCTCGCCGAAGCGCTGATCGAGCGCGCGCGCGAGGACAAGGCGACGGGGATCGACGCGTTCCTCCACCAGTTTGGCCTCGATACCGAGGAAGGCATCGCGCTGATGTGCCTCGCCGAGGCGCTGCTGCGCGTACCCGACAGCCCGACCGCCGACGCGCTGATCCGCGACAAGATCGGCGATATCGACTGGTCGGAACATCTCGGCGAAAGCTCGTCCACCTTCGTCAACGCGGCGACCTTCTCGCTGATGCTGACGGGCGAGGTTCTCGAGCGTCCGGAAGAACACCAGCGCGGCATGGGCCGCACGCTGCGCGGCGCGATGAACCGGCTCGGCGAACCGGTCATCCGCAAGGCGACGCTGCAAGCGATGAAGATCCTCGGCGGGCAGTTCGTCTTCGGCCGCACGATCGACGAAGCGCTCAAGCGCGCCGCCCCGGAACGCAAGCAGGGGCTGACGCACAGTTTCGACATGCTCGGCGAAGCGGCGATGACGATGCGCGATGCGGAACGCTATCGCCTGTCCTACGAGCGCGCGATCGAACGCGTGGCCAGGGCCGCACAGGGCGGGATCGAACGCTCGCCCGGCATCTCGGTCAAGCTGTCCGCGCTCTACCCGAAATACGATTTCTACCACCGCGACGCCGCGGTCGCGCATCTGGTGCGCGTGGTGAAGGAACTTGCCCTCGCCGCGCGCGATGCGGACGTGCACTTCACCATCGATGCCGAGGAAGCCGAGCGGCTCGAAGTCTCGCTCGACGTGATCGAGGCGCTCGCGGCCGACGACGAGCTGTTCCAGGGCGGCTGGGCCGGCTTCGGCCTCGCCATCCAGGCCTATTCCAAGCGCGCCGCTCCGCTGTGCGACTGGACGGTGAAACTCGCCCGCCGCTTCGACCGACGTTTCATGGTCCGCCTCGTCAAGGGCGCCTACTGGGATACCGAAATCAAGCTGAGCCAGGTCGGCGGCTACACCGACTACCCGGTCTTCACGCGCAAGGTCGCGACCGACGTGTCCTACCTCGCCTGCGCGGCGAAGCTGCTCGATGCGCCCGACACCATCTACCCGGCCTTTGCGACGCATAACGCCTATACCGTTGCCGCGATCAAGTCGCTGGTGGCGGAGCGCAATTACGATGCCCCCTTCGAGTTCCAGCGCCTGCACGGCATGGGCGAAGACATCTACGGCGCGCTCGCACAGATGGAGCGTAACGACCGGACGCCGGTGCGCATCTACGCGCCGGTCGGCAACCACAAGGACCTGCTCGCCTATCTCGTGCGCCGCCTGCTCGAGAACGGGGCGAACAGTTCCTTCGTCAACCGCATGGCCGATGCCGACGTGCCTGCCTCCGAACTCGCGACCGATCCGGTGGCCGAGCTCGCCGCGCTCGAACCGCGCCGCAACCCGAATATACCGCTTCCGGCTGACATTTTTCCCAACCGCCGCAACAGCGCGGGGATCGACCTGGCAGACCCGCTGGTGCGCGAGCCGCTGCTGGATCGGCTGGCGGAGCTCGATAGCGTGCACTGGCATGCCGAACCGACCTTCCTCTCCGACGAGGAAGGCGAGACCGCCCCGATCAACAAGCCGCAGGACCTGTCGGACGAGGTCGGCACGCGGCGCGATTCAACCCCGGCGGAAGTCGAATATGCCATCGGCAAGGCGCTCGAAATCCAGCCGGGCTGGAACCGCCTGGGCGGAGAGAGGCGCGCGCTGCTGCTCGAAGAAGCGGCCGACATGTTCGAAGCGCATACCGACGAGTTTCTCTCGTTGTGCCAGCGCGAGGCGGGCAAGACGCTGCTCGACGCAGTGCTCGAACTGCGCGAGGCGGTCGACTTCCTGCGCTATTACGCGGGCGAGGCGCGCCGCCTGTTCAGCGAGCCGCTGATCCTTCCCGGCCCGACGGGCGAGGAGAACCGCATGTCGCTCGCCGGGCGGGGCGTTTTTGCCACGATCAGCCCGTGGAACTTCCCGCTCGCGATCTTCATCGGCCCTGCCGCCGCAGCGCTCGCCGCGGGCAATACCGTTGTCGCCAAGCCGGCTGAGCAGACGCCGCTCATCGCCGCGCTTGCGGTGAAGCTATGCCACGAGGCAGGCATCCCGCAGGAAGTGTTCCAGCTGCTGCCCGGCGCGGGCGATGTCGGCCAGTGGATCACCTCGGACCCGCGCATCGCGGGCGTCGCCTTCACCGGCTCGACCGAAACCGCGCAGGCGATCAACCGCAGCCTCGCCGCACGCGAGGGGCCGATCGCGACCTTCATCGCCGAGACCGGCGGACAGAACGCCATGATCGTCGACAGCTCGGCCCTGCCCGAACAGGTCACGCGCGACGTCGTGGCGAGCGCTTTCCAGAGCGCGGGCCAGCGCTGCAGCGCGCTGCGCATGCTCTACCTGCAGGACGATATCGCCGACGAAATGATCGAGATGATCAAGGGCGCCTTCGAAACGCTCGAGATCGGCGATCCCTCCGTGCTCAAGACGGATGTCGGCCCGGTGATCGACCCCGACGCCAAGGCCGCGCTCGAACGCCACGTCGCGCGCCGCAAGAAGGCCGGGCGCACCGTGTGGCGGCGCAAGCTGCATCGCGGCGCCAATGCAGGCTGCTTCGTCGCGCCGACAATCATCGAGCTCGATTCGATCCTCGATTTGAAGCGCGAGAACTTCGGCCCAGTGCTGCATATCGCGCGCTTCAAGGGAGAGGACCTCGGCAAGGTCGTCGATGACATCAACGCGACCGGCTACGGCCTTACGCTCGGCCTGCACAGCCGCATCGATGCAGTGCGCGCCTATGTGGAATCACGCGCCCGGGTCGGCAATTTCTACGTCAACCGCAACCAGATCGGCGCAGTGGTGGAAAGCCAGCCCTTCGGCGGCGACGGCCTTTCCGGCACCGGTCCGAAGGCGGGCGGCCCGCACTATGTCGCCCGTTTCGCGAGCGAGCGCGTCGTCAGCATCGACACGACCGCGGCGGGCGGCAATGCAAGCCTGCTTGCGAGTTGA
- a CDS encoding carbonic anhydrase produces the protein MKRLTQFSLAGACALAVAGTAMAADWSYEGATGPDNWGSLSPDYELCGKGLMQSPIDLAEANARGDVSVFTAYAPGPLTILNNGHTVQANFAAGSKLTSGTMQFDLIQVHFHTPSEEVMHGEQYPMVAHFVHADSDGNLAVLGVLFEEGAANGELQKLVDAAPATKTAPRTVGGVTIDPNGMLPDDLDVYRFQGSLTTPPCSEGVNWHVAKDTVEASAEQLDAMRAIMGDNARPVQPLNGRLLVAPAG, from the coding sequence ATGAAACGTCTTACCCAATTCTCGCTTGCCGGAGCCTGCGCGCTCGCCGTTGCCGGAACCGCGATGGCCGCCGACTGGTCGTATGAAGGTGCGACCGGCCCGGACAACTGGGGCTCCCTCTCGCCCGACTATGAACTGTGCGGCAAGGGGCTGATGCAGTCGCCGATCGACCTTGCCGAGGCCAATGCGCGCGGCGATGTGTCGGTCTTCACCGCCTACGCGCCGGGGCCGCTGACCATCCTCAACAACGGTCACACCGTGCAGGCGAATTTCGCCGCCGGTTCCAAGCTGACCAGCGGCACGATGCAGTTCGACCTGATCCAGGTCCACTTCCACACCCCGTCGGAAGAAGTGATGCATGGCGAGCAGTACCCGATGGTCGCACATTTCGTTCACGCCGACAGCGACGGCAATCTCGCGGTTCTCGGCGTCTTGTTCGAAGAAGGCGCGGCGAACGGCGAGCTGCAGAAGCTGGTCGATGCCGCCCCTGCCACCAAGACCGCTCCGCGGACCGTCGGCGGCGTGACGATCGATCCCAACGGCATGCTGCCCGACGATCTCGACGTCTACCGCTTCCAGGGCTCGCTCACGACTCCGCCGTGCAGCGAAGGCGTGAACTGGCATGTCGCCAAGGACACCGTCGAAGCGAGTGCCGAGCAGCTCGACGCGATGCGCGCGATCATGGGCGACAATGCGCGCCCGGTTCAGCCGCTCAACGGTCGCCTGCTGGTCGCTCCGGCTGGCTGA
- a CDS encoding MaoC family dehydratase: MAGRFFDEWQVGDRIEHEIRRTVTEADNLFFTTLTHNPQPLHLDVEAAKASEFGQILVNGTFTFSLMVGLSVGDTTLGTLVANLGYDKLVMPKPVFLGDTLRATSEVTELRTSKSRPDAGIVTFTHEAINQRDEVVCRCLRSALLKKSG; this comes from the coding sequence GTGGCCGGGCGCTTTTTCGACGAATGGCAGGTTGGGGACCGGATCGAGCACGAAATCCGGCGCACAGTGACCGAGGCGGACAACCTCTTCTTCACGACGCTGACGCATAATCCGCAGCCGCTGCACCTCGATGTCGAGGCGGCCAAGGCATCGGAATTCGGCCAGATTCTCGTCAACGGCACTTTTACGTTTTCGCTGATGGTCGGCCTGTCGGTCGGGGACACGACGCTCGGCACGCTGGTCGCCAATCTCGGCTACGACAAGCTGGTTATGCCGAAGCCCGTTTTCCTCGGCGACACGCTGCGCGCGACGAGCGAGGTGACCGAGCTTCGCACGTCGAAATCGCGGCCCGATGCCGGCATCGTCACTTTCACTCACGAGGCTATCAACCAGCGCGACGAGGTCGTCTGCCGCTGCCTGCGATCGGCGCTGCTCAAGAAGTCGGGCTGA
- a CDS encoding trans-acting enoyl reductase family protein codes for MSKQNREFDIVVYGATGYTGRLVAEHFVREYSGKEGAPKWAMAGRNKSKLEDVRDLIGAPADTPLIVADADDPDSLTKMCESTRVVLTTVGPYQLYGDELVETCARVGTDYADLCGEPGWMREMIDRHHDLAKASGARICFSSGFDSIPFDLGVYMLQKHAKEKFGKPAPRVKGRVRAMQGTFSGGTAASLTATMKSVAKNPKLIPILQSPFGLTPGFEGPSQPMGLVPEYDKELGKWAAPFIMATINTKNVHRTNFLRGFPYGEDFKYDEMMLTSPGEAGKAAADAVVEMLKNPFGAKPPKPGEGPSEEERENGFYDVLFVGEMPGGETIKYGVKGKYDPGYGSTSRMLAETGMALLESDAEGGIGTPGSFLGEELVERLEEHAEISFAVE; via the coding sequence ATGAGCAAGCAGAACCGCGAATTCGACATCGTCGTCTACGGTGCCACCGGCTACACCGGCCGCCTCGTCGCCGAGCATTTCGTGCGCGAATATTCGGGCAAGGAAGGCGCGCCCAAATGGGCCATGGCAGGGCGCAACAAGTCCAAGCTCGAGGACGTGCGCGACCTGATCGGTGCCCCGGCTGACACGCCGCTGATCGTCGCCGATGCGGACGATCCCGACAGCCTGACCAAGATGTGCGAAAGCACCAGGGTCGTGCTCACCACCGTCGGCCCCTACCAGCTCTATGGCGACGAGCTGGTCGAAACCTGCGCGCGCGTCGGGACCGATTATGCCGACCTGTGCGGCGAGCCGGGCTGGATGCGCGAGATGATCGACCGCCACCACGATCTTGCCAAGGCAAGCGGTGCGCGGATCTGCTTCTCCAGCGGGTTCGATTCCATTCCCTTCGACCTCGGCGTCTACATGCTGCAGAAGCATGCGAAGGAGAAGTTCGGCAAGCCGGCGCCGCGCGTCAAAGGCCGTGTGCGCGCCATGCAGGGCACCTTCTCTGGCGGCACGGCGGCCAGCCTGACCGCGACGATGAAGTCGGTCGCCAAGAACCCCAAGCTGATCCCCATCTTGCAGAGCCCCTTCGGCCTCACGCCGGGCTTCGAAGGCCCCTCGCAGCCGATGGGCCTGGTGCCGGAATACGACAAGGAACTCGGCAAGTGGGCCGCGCCCTTCATCATGGCGACGATCAACACCAAGAACGTCCACCGCACCAATTTCCTGCGCGGCTTCCCCTATGGCGAGGATTTCAAATACGACGAGATGATGCTCACCAGCCCGGGCGAAGCGGGCAAGGCTGCCGCCGATGCAGTGGTTGAAATGCTCAAGAACCCGTTCGGTGCGAAGCCGCCCAAGCCGGGTGAAGGCCCGAGCGAGGAGGAGCGCGAGAACGGCTTTTACGACGTGCTCTTCGTCGGCGAAATGCCGGGCGGCGAGACGATCAAGTACGGCGTGAAGGGCAAGTACGATCCGGGCTACGGCTCGACCAGCCGGATGCTGGCCGAAACCGGTATGGCCCTGCTCGAAAGCGATGCCGAAGGCGGCATCGGGACGCCCGGCTCATTCCTCGGCGAGGAACTGGTCGAGCGGCTCGAGGAGCACGCCGAAATCAGCTTCGCGGTCGAGTGA
- a CDS encoding acyl-CoA thioesterase domain-containing protein, translating into MSAANYPFWRVVPNDRPGQFVLPVMPPATAGPDGAPHVMGGVALAAAIDAMELDSELPLLWANIQFLSPTTHAEEMHVRCEQRGGGQSVAQYGAAIELNGRQTHRVSAALGAREPAEQHIFAAMPDMPSPEESTPYEIEGRAPGGLIDQIEYRVAREDNEAGLHAIWTRSRAGFAIDVGWVAIVSDFFLGAHPRSRGGSSLDATLRFVQGADAGWMLSVTQLAAFDRGVVHGSARHFSQDGKLLAISSQTGVLPRIPLMEG; encoded by the coding sequence ATGAGCGCAGCCAACTATCCTTTCTGGCGCGTCGTCCCGAATGACCGGCCCGGCCAATTCGTCCTCCCCGTCATGCCGCCTGCGACCGCCGGTCCGGACGGTGCGCCGCATGTCATGGGCGGTGTCGCGCTCGCCGCAGCGATCGATGCGATGGAACTCGACAGCGAGTTGCCGCTGCTCTGGGCGAACATCCAGTTCCTCAGCCCGACGACCCATGCGGAAGAAATGCACGTACGGTGTGAACAGCGCGGCGGCGGGCAGTCGGTCGCGCAATATGGGGCAGCAATCGAGCTCAACGGGCGGCAGACGCACCGTGTCTCGGCTGCACTGGGAGCGCGCGAGCCGGCCGAGCAGCACATTTTCGCCGCCATGCCCGACATGCCTTCGCCCGAAGAGAGCACGCCCTATGAAATAGAGGGCCGCGCACCGGGCGGGCTGATCGACCAGATCGAATACCGCGTCGCGCGCGAGGACAACGAGGCTGGGCTCCACGCCATCTGGACCCGTTCGCGCGCAGGCTTCGCGATCGATGTCGGCTGGGTCGCGATCGTCTCCGACTTTTTCCTCGGCGCACATCCGCGCTCGCGCGGCGGTTCGAGCCTCGATGCGACGCTGCGTTTCGTGCAGGGAGCGGATGCCGGATGGATGCTTTCGGTAACGCAGCTCGCTGCTTTCGACCGAGGTGTCGTACACGGCTCGGCGCGGCACTTCTCGCAAGACGGCAAGCTGCTCGCCATATCGAGCCAGACCGGCGTACTGCCGCGCATCCCGCTGATGGAGGGCTGA
- a CDS encoding exopolysaccharide biosynthesis protein translates to MSKDPQNLEDMIEGVEHLAEEKEKVSLGDALDEFGSRSYGPFLVLLPLLEFSPLGGIPGVPTGLAVLIALIAVQILFGKKHIWLPAFVQNRKVKSKKIGAFAERLEGTAEKIDSLFHKRLQSLTHGWPVRAQALIIIALCAMVPPLEVVPFASSAPMMAIAAFGLALLMRDGLLTLIAGALSIGSIYLVFTTVLSGGGGG, encoded by the coding sequence ATGTCGAAGGATCCGCAGAACCTCGAAGACATGATCGAAGGCGTCGAGCACCTCGCCGAGGAGAAGGAGAAAGTCTCTCTCGGCGATGCGCTCGATGAGTTCGGTTCGCGTAGCTATGGCCCGTTCCTGGTCTTGCTGCCGCTGCTCGAATTCAGCCCGCTCGGCGGTATCCCCGGCGTTCCGACCGGCCTTGCCGTCCTCATTGCGCTGATCGCGGTCCAGATCCTCTTCGGCAAGAAGCACATCTGGCTGCCCGCTTTCGTCCAGAACCGGAAGGTGAAGAGCAAGAAGATCGGCGCCTTCGCCGAACGGCTGGAGGGCACGGCGGAAAAGATCGACTCGCTGTTCCACAAGCGCCTGCAATCGCTCACTCACGGCTGGCCGGTTCGGGCGCAGGCGCTGATCATCATTGCCCTGTGCGCCATGGTCCCGCCGCTCGAAGTGGTCCCCTTCGCCAGCTCTGCACCGATGATGGCGATCGCCGCCTTCGGGCTTGCCCTCCTGATGCGCGACGGCCTGCTGACGCTGATCGCAGGCGCACTCAGCATCGGCTCGATCTACCTCGTCTTCACGACCGTCCTTTCCGGCGGCGGAGGCGGCTAG